The Glycine soja cultivar W05 chromosome 8, ASM419377v2, whole genome shotgun sequence genome has a window encoding:
- the LOC114424421 gene encoding transcription factor JUNGBRUNNEN 1-like: MGVNEDFNKDIDDHHHEYVDDDDVPLPGFRFHPTDEELVSFYLRRKLHKKPISIELIKQIDIYKYDPWDLPKTSATGEEKEGYFFCRRGRKYRNSIRPNRVTGSGFWKATGIDKPVYSHGGEGNDCIGLKKTLVYYRGSAGKGIKTDWMMHEFRLPSNKDNTTNLPSSKNYVDVPQEAEIWTLCRIFKRNVSQRKHTPDLKQLSAKRQSIHDKNSRMSNVEFNNTNQESYINFGGHYHNEQKPVINYTNSDQRNQYHVMTHQLFAAPVAQHHQQPQQLTSPSSNFWLNSPPGNDFFTFDNWDELGSVVKFVVD, from the exons ATGGGTGTGAACGAAGATTTCAACAAGGATATTGATGATCATCATCATGAGTAtgtggatgatgatgatgttccTCTTCCGGGGTTTCGTTTCCACCCTACAGATGAAGAACTTGTTAGTTTCTATCTTCGAAGGAAGCTTCACAAGAAACCCATCAGCATCGAGCTCATCAAACAGATTGATATTTACAAATACGATCCTTGGGATCTTCCAA AAACCAGTGCCActggagaagagaaagaagggtACTTCTTTTGCAGAAGAGGGAGGAAGTATAGGAACAGCATAAGGCCTAACAGAGTCACTGGCTCAGGGTTCTGGAAAGCAACTGGCATAGACAAGCCAGTGTACTCACATGGAGGAGAAGGAAATGACTGCATTGGCCTAAAAAAAACACTGGTGTACTACCGTGGCAGTGCAGGCAAAGGCATCAAAACTGATTGGATGATGCACGAGTTTCGCCTTCCTTCTAACAAAGACAACACCACCAACCTTCCCAGCTCCAAGAATTACGTAGATGTTCCCCAAGAAGCT GAAATTTGGACATTGTGTCGAATATTCAAGAGAAATGTCTCACAGAGAAAGCACACGCCAGACTTGAAACAATTATCTGCTAAGCGCCAGTCCATTCATGACAAGAACTCAAGAATGAGCAACGTGGAGTTCAACAATACTAATCAAGAATCATATATAAACTTTGGTGGCCACTATCACAATGAGCAGAAACCCGTGATTAACTACACAAACAGTGATCAAAGGAATCAGTATCATGTGATGACTCATCAGTTGTTTGCTGCTCCAGTGGCACAGCATCATCAGCAACCTCAACAACTAACTTCTCCATCTTCTAACTTTTGGCTTAACAGCCCTCCTGGGAACGACTTCTTCACGTTTGATAACTGGGATGAGCTTGGATCTGTAGTGAAGTTTGTGGTTGATTAG
- the LOC114423069 gene encoding scopoletin 8-hydroxylase-like: MALSFNTSNSLYDFVVREGNGVKGVSDLGLPEVPDRYIQPPEERINKQESRTCDAPPIDLSKLNGLEHEKVVDEIVRAAETLGFFQVVNHGVPLELLESLKHTAHKFFSLPLEKKTLYRAGVSPAGPVTRLATSFVPEKEKTWEWKDYISMIYRSDEEALQYWPNLCRELVLEYLKLSSKMVRGIVEILIRNLGVTIDDSKTEQIMGDKVVNFNYYPPCPNPELTVGLGRHSDLGTITVLLQDEIGGLYVKMEEDNDAGKEEWLLIPPIPGALVINIGDILQILSNGKYKSAEHRTTTTSTRARVSVPLFILPIATERIGPFPEAVKNVGFARYREVLMQDYMNKYFGNAHEGKKKIIDFARINSA; encoded by the exons ATGGCTCTAAGTTTCAACACTTCAAATTCCCTGTATGACTTTGTGGTTAGAGAGGGCAATGGTGTGAAGGGTGTGTCAGACTTAGGTTTACCAGAGGTGCCAGATAGGTACATACAACCCCCCGAGGAGCGAATCAACAAGCAAGAATCAAGGACATGTGATGCTCCACCCATTGACTTGTCAAAGCTCAATGGGTTAGAGCATGAGAAAGTGGTGGATGAGATTGTTAGAGCAGCTGAGACTCTTGGCTTCTTTCAGGTGGTGAACCATGGTGTGCCTTTGGAGTTATTGGAATCACTTAAACATACAGCTCACAAATTTTTCAGCTTGCCACTAGAGAAGAAAACTTTGTACCGCGCCGGAGTTAGCCCAGCAGGGCCAGTCACAAGACTTGCGACTAGCTTTGTACCTGAGAAAGAGAAGACATGGGAATGGAAGGACTATATCAGTATGATATATAGAAGTGACGAAGAAGCTCTTCAGTATTGGCCTAATCTGTGCAG GGAACTAGTGCTTGAGTATTTGAAATTATCATCCAAGATGGTTAGAGGCATCGTGGAAATCTTGATACGTAACCTTGGGGTAACAATAGATGACTCAAAAACTGAACAAATTATGGGTGATAAGGTAGTTAACTTTAACTACTACCCACCATGTCCAAATCCAGAGCTCACAGTAGGACTAGGGCGCCACTCAGACTTGGGAACTATTACAGTGTTGCTCCAAGATGAAATTGGAGGTTTATATGTCAAAATGGAAGAAGACAATGATGCTGGAAAAGAAGAGTGGTTATTAATTCCACCTATCCCCGGAGCCCTAGTCATCAATATTGGTGACATTTTACAG ATACTGAGCAATGGGAAGTACAAGAGTGCTGAACACCGAACAACAACAACTAGCACCAGAGCCAGGGTATCAGTTCCATTATTTATTCTGCCTATAGCTACAGAGAGGATTGGCCCATTTCCAGAGGCAGTGAAGAATGTTGGGTTTGCTCGATACAGGGAAGTTCTAATGCAGGATTACATGAACAAGTACTTTGGAAATGCTCatgaaggaaagaagaagattaTTGATTTTGCAAGGATCAACTCTGCCTAA